Proteins encoded together in one Deinococcus ruber window:
- a CDS encoding NAD-dependent malic enzyme, with protein MSRISRYYDVRRDEDDHRYLEVNVTGFSLLHIPLLNKSTGFSPEERKLLGLQGLVPPHQSSLEEQKERTYRRYLMQSSNLDKHVYLRSLQDRNEVLFYAILEDHLEEMLPILYTPTVGEAVQAFSDLYRYPRGLVVSTADIETLDQSLENLPLDDVRMIVATDSSAILGLGDQGFGGMAISIGKLSLYTAAGGVGPDKTLPVELDVGTNRQDLLDDPLYLGKHHRRLTGAEYDEFLDRFVEGVQARYPKAIIQWEDFAKGAAFRVLDRYRRVVPSFNDDIQGTGAMALAGLISASRLKGETLTEQIFVVVGAGAGGIGVASAIRQGLIRAGLSQQDAAARVYVVDRQGLLVQGQPELEEHQLSFARHPEDLKRWSFEGAAPTLLETVRNAHATALLGLSGVSGLFSQAVVEAMAQNSERPIIFPLSNPTSNVEALPEEIVRWAGPGTIMASGSPFADVPHRTSEGVDALVPVGQGNNVFIFPGLGFGAIISRAREITDNMVMEAAQTLADHTDISSGRVYPSIQELREVSIQIAVRVARQAITEGVASERRVRVMNDQELMAFVRRRYWVPKYLPYRRAKQVEAS; from the coding sequence ATGTCCAGGATTTCCCGCTACTACGACGTGCGACGCGATGAAGACGACCACCGCTATCTAGAGGTCAATGTCACCGGCTTCTCGCTGCTCCATATTCCGCTGCTCAACAAATCCACCGGATTCTCGCCCGAGGAACGCAAGCTGCTGGGCCTTCAGGGGCTGGTTCCGCCCCACCAGAGCAGTCTGGAAGAGCAGAAGGAGCGCACGTATCGCCGCTACCTGATGCAGAGCAGCAATCTGGACAAGCACGTATACCTGAGATCGCTGCAAGACCGCAACGAGGTGCTGTTTTACGCCATTCTGGAAGACCACCTCGAAGAGATGCTGCCGATTCTGTACACCCCGACGGTGGGCGAGGCAGTGCAGGCCTTCAGCGACCTGTACCGCTACCCACGCGGGCTGGTGGTGAGTACCGCCGACATCGAGACGCTCGATCAGTCGCTGGAAAACCTGCCGCTCGACGACGTGCGGATGATCGTGGCGACCGACAGCAGCGCGATTCTGGGACTGGGCGACCAGGGCTTTGGCGGCATGGCGATCAGCATCGGCAAACTCAGCCTGTACACGGCGGCGGGCGGCGTCGGGCCAGACAAGACGCTGCCGGTCGAGCTGGACGTGGGCACCAACCGTCAGGACCTGCTCGACGATCCGCTGTATCTGGGCAAGCACCACCGCCGCCTGACCGGAGCCGAGTACGACGAGTTTCTCGACCGCTTTGTGGAGGGTGTGCAGGCCCGTTATCCGAAGGCGATCATCCAGTGGGAGGACTTCGCCAAGGGCGCGGCCTTCCGGGTCCTCGACCGCTACCGCCGGGTGGTGCCGAGCTTCAACGACGATATTCAGGGCACCGGGGCAATGGCGCTGGCGGGCCTCATCAGTGCGTCGCGGCTGAAGGGCGAAACGCTGACCGAGCAGATATTTGTGGTGGTCGGGGCGGGCGCGGGCGGCATCGGGGTGGCGTCGGCCATTCGCCAGGGCCTGATCCGGGCGGGCCTGAGTCAGCAGGACGCGGCGGCGCGGGTGTACGTGGTCGACCGCCAGGGGCTGCTGGTGCAGGGTCAGCCGGAACTGGAGGAGCATCAGCTCAGCTTTGCGCGGCATCCGGAAGACCTGAAACGCTGGAGTTTTGAGGGGGCGGCCCCCACCCTGCTGGAAACCGTCAGGAATGCCCACGCCACGGCGCTGCTGGGGCTGTCCGGGGTCAGCGGGCTGTTTTCTCAGGCGGTGGTCGAGGCGATGGCGCAGAACAGCGAGCGGCCCATCATCTTTCCGCTGTCCAATCCGACCAGCAACGTGGAAGCCCTGCCCGAAGAGATCGTGCGCTGGGCTGGCCCCGGCACCATCATGGCGTCGGGCAGCCCCTTCGCCGATGTGCCGCACCGCACCTCCGAGGGCGTGGACGCGCTCGTTCCGGTGGGCCAGGGCAACAACGTCTTTATTTTTCCGGGGCTGGGCTTCGGGGCGATCATCAGCCGCGCCCGCGAGATCACCGACAATATGGTGATGGAAGCCGCGCAGACGCTGGCCGACCACACCGACATTTCGAGCGGGCGCGTGTATCCCAGCATTCAGGAGCTGCGCGAGGTGAGCATTCAGATCGCGGTGCGGGTGGCGCGGCAGGCGATTACCGAGGGCGTGGCCTCTGAGCGGCGGGTGCGCGTGATGAACGACCAGGAACTGATGGCCTTCGTGCGGCGGCGCTACTGGGTGCCGAAATATCTGCCGTACCGCCGCGCCAAGCAGGTCGAAGCGAGCTGA
- a CDS encoding HesA/MoeB/ThiF family protein → MSSSLHPDSLTRDELRRYSRPLLIPEWADSGAQERLKAARVLVVGAGGLGCPVISALAGAGVGTLAISDGDTVSTGNLHRQTLYTTADVGRPKAETAAARAQQINPYVQVQVLPALDAGNALHLVRASDLTIDCTDNFDTRYLINDACVAAGQRWVWGAAGGLEGMVSVFGPTCTLRGLFPDPAGAESCDSIGVLGPLLGVIGSLMAAEALKLLAGATFVSAGTTLEGTLLTYDLMNARIRRIELRPARQTAALSKSIL, encoded by the coding sequence ATGTCCAGTTCACTTCACCCCGACTCCCTCACCCGCGACGAACTGCGGCGCTATTCACGCCCGCTGCTGATTCCCGAATGGGCCGACAGCGGCGCACAGGAGCGCCTGAAGGCGGCCCGCGTGCTGGTGGTGGGCGCGGGCGGGCTGGGCTGTCCGGTCATCAGTGCGCTGGCGGGGGCAGGGGTGGGCACGCTCGCCATTTCAGACGGCGACACCGTGAGTACCGGCAATCTGCACCGCCAGACGCTCTACACCACTGCCGACGTGGGCAGGCCAAAGGCAGAGACCGCCGCCGCCCGCGCCCAGCAGATCAATCCGTATGTGCAGGTACAGGTGCTGCCCGCGCTGGACGCCGGGAATGCGCTGCACCTCGTCCGGGCCTCCGATCTGACCATCGACTGCACCGACAATTTCGACACCCGCTATCTGATCAACGATGCCTGCGTGGCAGCGGGGCAGCGCTGGGTGTGGGGCGCGGCGGGTGGGCTGGAAGGCATGGTCAGCGTCTTCGGGCCGACCTGCACGCTGCGCGGCCTGTTTCCCGACCCAGCAGGTGCAGAGTCGTGTGACAGCATCGGGGTGCTGGGGCCGCTGCTGGGCGTCATCGGCTCGCTGATGGCGGCGGAAGCTCTGAAGCTGCTCGCTGGCGCCACCTTTGTGAGCGCCGGAACCACCCTCGAAGGCACCCTCCTGACCTACGATCTTATGAACGCCCGCATCAGGCGGATTGAACTGCGCCCAGCACGGCAAACGGCGGCCCTATCTAAATCAATTCTTTAG
- a CDS encoding HU family DNA-binding protein, with amino-acid sequence MAKSTKTAAAAPKPAAKAAKAAPKAATATAEKSEKIAKTQIIDMVADKTTLNKKQAGEAVASMLDVVVEALKGGKSVGLPGLGTFSVAKTAARQGVRPGTSEKITIPAGKKVRFKVASTLKTGL; translated from the coding sequence ATGGCAAAAAGCACCAAAACCGCCGCCGCTGCTCCCAAGCCTGCTGCCAAAGCCGCCAAAGCCGCTCCCAAGGCCGCGACTGCGACCGCTGAGAAGAGCGAGAAGATCGCCAAGACCCAGATCATCGATATGGTGGCCGACAAGACGACCCTGAACAAGAAGCAGGCCGGCGAAGCGGTTGCCTCGATGCTCGATGTCGTTGTGGAAGCCCTCAAGGGTGGAAAGAGCGTGGGTCTGCCCGGCCTCGGCACCTTCAGCGTTGCCAAGACTGCTGCGCGTCAGGGCGTGCGCCCCGGCACCAGCGAGAAGATCACCATTCCCGCTGGCAAGAAGGTACGCTTCAAGGTCGCCAGCACCCTGAAGACCGGCCTCTAA
- a CDS encoding glycine betaine ABC transporter substrate-binding protein has translation MKRMLNLTVAVLLGVSAATAAAKPIVVGGKLDPEAQLLSQMIILTLRNAGLEVTDKASLGDTGVNRKAIMAGEIDAYAEYTGNAVYLFPAAKITPAQSKNPGTIYGLARQLDSKNGITWLKPANANNTWAVAVPQAFATQNKVSSYVDLANYLKKGGTFKIAGSPEFFNRDDAFKLFESTYGFTLTDAQKLVLAGATPPQTQQAAAAGTNGVNAAMAYATDGSIAALKLVILKDTKNAQPVYQPAPTVRTDTLKANPQIADLLNKTFATLNSQTLQSLNAKIALEGQSAQDVARAYLKSKNLIK, from the coding sequence ATGAAACGAATGCTGAATCTGACCGTCGCCGTGCTGCTTGGCGTTTCTGCCGCGACTGCCGCCGCCAAGCCCATCGTGGTGGGCGGCAAACTCGATCCGGAAGCGCAACTTCTGAGCCAGATGATCATCCTGACGCTGCGAAACGCGGGTCTGGAAGTGACCGATAAGGCGAGCCTGGGCGATACCGGCGTGAACCGTAAGGCGATCATGGCGGGCGAGATCGACGCCTACGCCGAGTACACCGGCAACGCGGTGTATCTGTTTCCTGCAGCCAAGATCACGCCCGCCCAGAGCAAGAACCCCGGCACCATCTACGGTCTGGCGCGTCAGCTCGACTCCAAGAACGGCATCACCTGGCTGAAGCCTGCCAACGCCAACAACACCTGGGCGGTGGCCGTGCCGCAGGCATTCGCCACTCAGAACAAGGTCAGCAGTTACGTCGATCTGGCGAACTATCTGAAGAAGGGCGGAACGTTCAAGATCGCGGGCAGCCCGGAGTTTTTTAACCGCGACGACGCCTTCAAGCTGTTCGAGAGCACCTACGGCTTTACCCTCACCGACGCGCAGAAACTGGTGCTGGCCGGAGCCACCCCGCCCCAGACGCAGCAGGCAGCGGCAGCAGGCACCAACGGCGTCAATGCGGCGATGGCCTACGCCACCGACGGCAGCATTGCCGCGCTGAAACTGGTGATTCTCAAGGACACCAAGAACGCCCAGCCGGTGTATCAGCCCGCGCCTACCGTCCGCACCGACACGCTGAAGGCCAATCCGCAGATCGCTGACCTGCTGAACAAGACCTTTGCCACCCTGAACTCTCAGACGCTTCAGAGCCTGAATGCCAAGATCGCCCTGGAAGGTCAGAGCGCTCAGGATGTGGCCCGCGCTTACCTGAAGTCCAAGAACCTGATCAAGTAA
- a CDS encoding ABC transporter permease encodes MDPIPDASGRNVDADAPTPPRTRLLTPDVLTVFLLALLPLLASLLLPWVVLRPNRLAPGVPVHLPALQLGVAFVLALLLPLSARFFPRLLWLVGSLLLAAGFWWLGSQTSAALVDQLPFARASASSGLWLWLLGASIGVYGVRLAGQQLAVNGRAWNWLSVVWLLPLIFWAATGYFSHWSVVVEGRAERERLIQEFIQQITLVGVALLLALILGGPLSVWASRRPGVAGAVINLASAVQTIPSLALLGLLIAPFSALSTAFPVLRDLGIRGIGVAPALTAMTLYALLPILQNGVVALRGVSEGALDAARGMGMTDAQRFWRVQLPLALPVWLTGVRQAAVLLMGVAAIASQIGAGGLGVYIFKGLQSSAADLILLGVIPAVLLAVALNALLRWLEVVLGRRLGRV; translated from the coding sequence ATGGACCCTATCCCCGACGCATCTGGCCGGAATGTCGATGCAGATGCCCCCACCCCGCCAAGAACGCGCCTTCTGACTCCTGATGTCCTGACGGTCTTCCTGCTGGCGCTGTTGCCGCTGCTGGCGTCGCTGCTGCTGCCCTGGGTGGTGCTGCGGCCCAATCGCCTGGCTCCCGGCGTTCCCGTGCATCTGCCCGCGCTGCAACTGGGGGTGGCGTTCGTGCTGGCGCTGCTGCTGCCGCTGTCGGCCCGCTTTTTTCCGCGCCTGTTGTGGCTGGTGGGGTCGCTGCTGCTGGCGGCGGGGTTCTGGTGGCTGGGCAGCCAGACGAGCGCCGCGCTGGTGGATCAGCTTCCGTTTGCGCGTGCCAGCGCCAGTAGCGGGCTGTGGCTGTGGCTGCTGGGGGCCAGCATCGGGGTGTACGGCGTGCGACTGGCGGGCCAGCAACTCGCCGTGAATGGGCGGGCCTGGAACTGGTTGAGCGTGGTGTGGCTGCTGCCGCTGATCTTCTGGGCGGCCACCGGGTATTTCTCGCACTGGTCGGTGGTGGTCGAAGGCCGGGCCGAGCGCGAGCGGCTGATTCAGGAATTCATCCAGCAGATCACGCTGGTGGGCGTGGCGCTGCTGCTGGCGCTGATTCTGGGCGGGCCGTTGAGCGTGTGGGCCAGCCGCCGCCCCGGTGTGGCAGGTGCGGTGATAAATCTGGCGAGCGCCGTCCAGACCATTCCCAGTCTGGCGCTGCTAGGCCTGCTGATCGCGCCATTTTCTGCGCTGTCCACGGCGTTTCCGGTGCTGCGCGACCTGGGAATTCGCGGCATCGGCGTGGCTCCGGCCCTGACCGCCATGACGCTGTATGCGCTGCTGCCGATTCTGCAAAACGGCGTGGTGGCCCTGCGCGGCGTTTCGGAGGGCGCACTCGACGCCGCACGCGGCATGGGCATGACCGACGCCCAGCGCTTCTGGCGGGTGCAACTGCCGCTGGCGCTGCCCGTATGGCTGACGGGGGTGCGGCAGGCCGCCGTGCTGCTGATGGGCGTGGCGGCCATTGCGTCGCAGATCGGGGCGGGCGGGCTGGGCGTGTACATCTTCAAGGGCCTTCAGAGCAGCGCCGCCGACCTGATCCTGCTGGGCGTGATTCCCGCTGTGCTGCTGGCCGTGGCACTGAATGCGCTGCTGAGGTGGCTGGAAGTGGTGCTGGGCCGCAGGCTGGGGCGGGTATGA
- a CDS encoding ABC transporter ATP-binding protein has translation MITLEHLEKRYGDSYAVRDLNITFPDGAITALLGPSGCGKTTTLRMINRLIEPSGGRIVLNGKDTSSLKPEELRRGIGYVIQQIGLFPHLSVAQNVATVPDLLGRPKAQTLARVDELLSLVGLEPGRFRDKRPGELSGGQAQRVGVARALAADPPVLLMDEPFGALDPLARDEVQERFLNIQKALKKTVVIVSHDIDEALRMGDYVALMQTGQLAQFGTPDDLVKRPASEFVRKFLGDDANLRQLAGVPVREFARAGDAVGLPRIEGDTNTRTALALMLRAGNEHAAIWDGEKLLGVVGFEDLALNSHTREPA, from the coding sequence ATGATTACCCTCGAACATCTTGAAAAGCGCTACGGCGACAGCTACGCGGTGCGCGATCTGAACATCACCTTTCCCGACGGGGCGATTACGGCGCTGCTGGGGCCTTCCGGCTGCGGCAAGACCACCACGCTCCGCATGATCAATCGGCTGATCGAGCCGAGCGGCGGGCGTATCGTCCTGAACGGCAAAGACACCTCCAGCCTGAAGCCCGAAGAGCTGCGCCGGGGCATCGGCTACGTGATTCAGCAGATCGGGCTGTTTCCGCATCTGAGCGTGGCGCAGAACGTGGCGACGGTGCCCGACCTGCTGGGCCGCCCCAAGGCGCAGACGCTGGCGCGGGTCGATGAACTGCTGTCGCTGGTGGGCCTGGAGCCGGGCCGGTTCCGCGACAAACGCCCCGGCGAGCTGTCGGGCGGGCAGGCACAGCGGGTGGGTGTGGCCCGCGCTCTGGCCGCCGATCCGCCCGTGCTGCTCATGGATGAGCCGTTCGGCGCACTCGATCCGCTCGCCAGGGACGAGGTGCAGGAGCGCTTTCTGAACATCCAGAAGGCGCTGAAGAAGACGGTGGTGATCGTGTCGCACGACATCGACGAGGCGCTGCGAATGGGCGACTACGTGGCGCTGATGCAGACCGGACAGCTCGCACAGTTCGGCACGCCCGATGATCTGGTCAAGCGCCCGGCCTCCGAATTCGTGCGGAAGTTCCTGGGTGACGACGCCAACCTGCGCCAGCTCGCGGGTGTTCCGGTGCGCGAGTTTGCGCGGGCGGGCGATGCGGTCGGGCTGCCGCGCATCGAGGGTGACACCAACACCCGCACTGCGCTGGCGCTGATGCTGCGGGCCGGAAACGAGCACGCCGCCATCTGGGACGGTGAGAAACTGCTGGGCGTGGTGGGGTTTGAAGACCTGGCCCTGAACAGCCACACGCGGGAACCGGCGTGA
- a CDS encoding ABC transporter permease, whose protein sequence is MDGRWGVLVWPVLLLICLFTPILPKILAPLSAGTPPTTDVPLWQLTLTHLELVLGAEFIVLLIGVPLAVYVTRPGRLALMQLAEALTGLGQTVPTIAVLALAVPVLGFGTAPTMVGLIVYGLVPVVSNAVAGLLGVDQGVLDAARGMGMSPRQRLMRVELPLSLPVLWAGIRTSTVYNVSTATIGAALGAGGLGAPIINGLSQVNVGLVFLGAILAALLALSLDGLLSLMTPRR, encoded by the coding sequence ATGGACGGGCGCTGGGGTGTGCTCGTGTGGCCGGTGCTGCTGCTGATCTGCCTCTTCACGCCGATTCTGCCAAAGATCCTGGCTCCACTGTCAGCAGGCACGCCGCCTACCACCGATGTGCCGCTGTGGCAGCTCACGCTGACCCACCTTGAGCTGGTGCTGGGGGCAGAATTCATCGTGCTGCTGATCGGGGTGCCGCTGGCGGTGTACGTGACCCGTCCGGGCAGACTGGCCCTGATGCAGCTCGCCGAAGCGCTGACCGGACTGGGCCAGACGGTGCCCACCATCGCCGTACTCGCGCTGGCGGTTCCGGTGCTGGGCTTCGGAACCGCCCCCACGATGGTCGGGCTGATCGTGTATGGCCTGGTGCCGGTGGTCAGCAACGCGGTGGCGGGGCTGCTGGGTGTCGATCAGGGCGTGCTCGACGCCGCACGCGGCATGGGGATGAGTCCCCGGCAGCGCCTGATGCGCGTCGAACTGCCGCTGAGTCTGCCGGTGTTGTGGGCGGGCATTCGCACCAGCACGGTGTACAACGTCAGCACCGCCACCATCGGCGCGGCGCTTGGGGCGGGCGGCCTGGGCGCACCGATCATCAACGGGCTGTCACAGGTCAATGTCGGGCTGGTCTTTCTGGGCGCGATTCTGGCGGCGCTGCTGGCGCTGAGTTTGGATGGTCTGCTGAGCCTGATGACCCCGAGACGCTGA
- a CDS encoding SPFH domain-containing protein: MTQNDPRPQELGAPSSIARQVSIASVEQRAFGLPGVPALVIWLVLVVGTLWLLTAGNQPGLGVVLGALAFFYLIGFFIVQPNQASVITLFGRYVGTERRNGFFWTNPLTSRKRLSLRIRNFNSERLKVNDAGGNPIEIAAVIVWRVVDTARASFDVEDYAQFVAIQAETALRHLASQFHYDEQDASLSEGKTQSLRGNPDEVAGALAVELAARLQHAGVEVLEARLSHLAYAPEIAGAMLQRQQAGAILAARRIIVQGAVSMVDMALRQLSEQNIVELDEERKAQMVSNLLVVLTSERGTQPVVNAGSLY; encoded by the coding sequence ATGACTCAGAACGATCCGCGTCCGCAGGAGCTGGGTGCTCCCAGCAGTATCGCCCGTCAGGTCAGCATCGCCAGTGTCGAGCAGCGGGCCTTCGGATTGCCGGGCGTCCCGGCGCTTGTGATCTGGCTGGTGCTGGTGGTCGGAACGCTGTGGCTGCTGACGGCTGGCAATCAGCCGGGGCTGGGTGTGGTGCTGGGCGCTCTCGCCTTCTTCTACTTGATCGGCTTTTTTATCGTGCAGCCCAATCAGGCGTCGGTCATCACGCTGTTTGGGCGCTATGTGGGCACCGAGCGGCGCAACGGCTTTTTCTGGACGAATCCGCTGACCAGCCGCAAACGCCTGTCGCTACGAATTCGTAACTTCAACAGCGAGCGGCTGAAGGTCAACGATGCGGGCGGCAATCCCATCGAGATCGCGGCCGTGATCGTGTGGCGGGTGGTCGATACGGCGCGGGCCAGCTTCGATGTCGAAGATTACGCGCAGTTCGTGGCGATTCAGGCCGAGACGGCGCTGCGCCATCTGGCCTCGCAGTTTCATTACGACGAGCAGGACGCCAGCCTGTCGGAAGGCAAAACCCAGAGTCTGCGCGGCAACCCCGACGAGGTGGCCGGAGCGCTGGCTGTCGAACTGGCGGCGCGGCTGCAACACGCGGGCGTCGAGGTGCTGGAAGCGCGGCTGTCTCATCTGGCCTATGCCCCCGAGATTGCCGGGGCGATGCTTCAGCGCCAGCAGGCCGGAGCGATTCTGGCAGCCCGCCGCATCATCGTGCAGGGCGCGGTCAGCATGGTCGATATGGCGCTGCGCCAGCTCTCCGAGCAGAACATCGTGGAACTCGACGAGGAGCGCAAGGCCCAGATGGTCAGCAATCTGCTGGTGGTGCTGACGAGCGAGCGCGGCACGCAGCCGGTGGTCAATGCCGGAAGCCTGTACTGA
- a CDS encoding ABC transporter ATP-binding protein translates to MYSRPGSAPSSSSPSGTAARPPRDFSQLRRLVQFARPYLPLLALGIVCTLISSGLNLIFPGLFGKLIDASFLKVGSTDTGPLDRIVIELLGIFALSAVFGAAQSYLLSRMGASVVADLRRAVFSHLLTLSPRFFASHKTGDLTSRLTADVGTVQTVVSTALAQLFSQTVTLVGGVALLFLTSARLSVVTLAVIPVIIITAITIGRRIRKISRQVQDAIAAANASAEEAIVGVRVVQSFTAEDQERGRYGSGIAASFRAALNRAQLQALMAGVMSFLTFGALALVLWYGGRQVMSGAITPGKLVSFLFYALQVGITVASLTGIFNQFQEALGASGRIFELLDEQSDLPEVAAPKRLDSVQGRVSFQNVSFRYGDRGDSATLENLNFEVQPGQLVALVGPSGAGKSTLVSLIPRFYDVSSGTLSIDGQDVRELSLHALRANVGLVPQETLLFSGTIEENILYGRPGASTEEVQAAARAANAHEFIAGFPDGYTTLVGEKGIKLSGGQRQRVAIARAILKNPRILLLDEATSALDSESEALVQDALERLMVGRTSFVIAHRLSTIRNAGRILVLEAGRVIQDGTHEELMASGGLYRDLYEMQFRREQDGVAEIA, encoded by the coding sequence ATGTACTCCCGGCCCGGCTCCGCTCCTTCCTCGTCTTCCCCCAGTGGCACAGCCGCCCGTCCTCCCCGCGATTTCTCGCAGCTTCGCCGTCTGGTGCAGTTTGCGCGGCCCTATCTGCCACTGCTGGCGCTGGGCATCGTGTGTACCCTGATTTCCAGCGGCCTGAACCTGATCTTTCCCGGCCTCTTCGGCAAGCTGATCGACGCGTCGTTTCTGAAGGTCGGCAGCACCGACACCGGGCCGCTCGACCGCATCGTGATCGAACTGCTGGGCATTTTCGCGCTCTCGGCGGTGTTCGGGGCCGCCCAGAGCTACCTGCTGTCGCGCATGGGGGCCAGCGTGGTGGCCGACCTGCGCCGCGCCGTGTTCTCGCACCTGCTGACGCTCAGCCCGCGCTTTTTCGCGTCGCACAAGACCGGCGACCTGACCAGCCGCCTGACCGCCGACGTGGGCACCGTGCAGACGGTGGTGAGTACCGCGCTGGCGCAGCTCTTCAGCCAGACGGTCACGCTGGTGGGCGGCGTGGCGCTGCTGTTCCTGACGAGCGCCCGGCTGAGCGTGGTGACGCTGGCGGTCATTCCGGTCATCATCATCACGGCGATTACCATCGGGCGGCGGATTCGCAAAATCTCGCGGCAGGTACAGGACGCCATCGCGGCGGCCAATGCCAGCGCCGAGGAAGCCATCGTGGGCGTGCGGGTGGTGCAGAGTTTTACCGCTGAAGATCAGGAACGCGGGCGCTACGGCAGCGGAATCGCGGCGTCGTTCCGGGCGGCCCTGAACCGCGCTCAGCTTCAGGCCCTCATGGCAGGCGTCATGAGCTTCCTGACCTTCGGGGCGCTGGCGCTGGTGCTGTGGTACGGCGGGCGACAGGTCATGAGCGGAGCTATCACGCCCGGCAAGCTGGTGAGTTTCCTGTTTTATGCCCTTCAGGTGGGCATCACGGTGGCGAGTCTGACCGGCATTTTCAACCAGTTTCAGGAAGCGCTGGGCGCGTCGGGCCGCATCTTCGAACTGCTGGACGAACAGAGCGACCTGCCGGAAGTGGCGGCCCCAAAACGGCTGGACAGCGTGCAGGGGCGCGTTTCCTTCCAGAATGTGTCGTTTCGCTACGGTGACCGGGGAGACAGCGCCACGCTTGAGAACCTGAATTTCGAGGTGCAGCCGGGGCAATTGGTGGCGCTGGTCGGGCCGAGCGGGGCGGGCAAGAGCACGCTGGTCAGCCTGATTCCGCGCTTCTACGATGTGAGCAGCGGCACCCTCAGCATTGATGGACAGGACGTGCGCGAACTGAGCCTGCATGCCCTGCGCGCCAATGTGGGTCTGGTGCCGCAGGAAACGCTGCTCTTTTCGGGCACCATCGAGGAGAACATTCTGTACGGACGCCCCGGCGCGAGCACAGAGGAAGTGCAGGCTGCCGCCCGCGCCGCCAACGCCCACGAGTTCATCGCGGGCTTTCCCGACGGCTATACCACGCTGGTGGGCGAAAAGGGTATCAAGCTGTCGGGCGGGCAGCGGCAGCGGGTGGCGATTGCCCGCGCCATCCTGAAAAACCCGCGCATCTTGCTGCTCGACGAGGCTACAAGTGCGCTCGACAGCGAATCGGAAGCGCTGGTACAGGACGCGCTGGAACGCCTGATGGTGGGCCGCACCAGTTTCGTGATCGCCCACCGCCTGAGCACCATCCGCAACGCCGGGCGCATTCTGGTGCTGGAGGCCGGGCGCGTCATTCAGGACGGCACGCACGAGGAACTGATGGCGTCGGGCGGCCTGTACCGCGACCTGTACGAGATGCAGTTCCGGCGGGAACAGGACGGCGTGGCCGAGATAGCCTGA
- a CDS encoding HIT family protein, with the protein MNDEWKKDRVGAAQRGENPMVLARMPSGYACIGDTQFLPGYCVLNSDSRADHLSDLPLKERTQFLIDMSVLGEAIMQACAPLRVNYSIYGNTDHYVHAHVTPRYAWEDDSAVKLPHWRYPLDSWSRPDLAYSDAQHGELRERIRAALVELMAANPS; encoded by the coding sequence ATGAACGACGAATGGAAGAAAGACCGAGTGGGCGCGGCCCAGCGCGGCGAAAATCCGATGGTGCTGGCCCGCATGCCCAGCGGCTACGCCTGCATCGGCGACACGCAGTTTCTGCCCGGCTACTGCGTGCTGAATTCCGACAGCCGCGCCGACCACCTCAGCGACCTGCCGCTGAAAGAGCGCACGCAGTTTCTGATCGATATGAGTGTGCTGGGAGAGGCGATCATGCAGGCGTGTGCGCCGCTGCGGGTCAACTATTCGATTTACGGCAACACCGACCACTATGTTCATGCCCACGTCACGCCGCGCTATGCCTGGGAAGACGACAGCGCCGTGAAACTTCCGCACTGGCGCTATCCGCTCGACTCGTGGAGCCGCCCCGATCTGGCGTATTCCGACGCTCAGCACGGCGAACTGCGGGAGCGTATTCGGGCAGCGCTGGTGGAGTTGATGGCCGCCAACCCGTCCTGA
- a CDS encoding DNA-3-methyladenine glycosylase has protein sequence MRLPYSPAFFARDPVKVARELLGSVLVRTLDDGRKMAGRVVEAEAYDCPRDPSCTAGRFHAARSAELSLPPGTFLFWVAHTHPLLQVACREEGISASVLLRALEPVEGVVTMLEFRPVTAPLNLTSGPAKLVQALHITPDFRGQMVNGEHLALYPGERVPDEQVTITARVGIQAGQNLPWRFTETGNRWISSGRPSMELL, from the coding sequence GTGCGTCTTCCCTACTCGCCTGCTTTTTTTGCCCGCGACCCGGTAAAGGTGGCGCGGGAACTCCTGGGATCGGTACTCGTCCGCACGCTCGACGATGGGCGGAAAATGGCGGGCCGCGTCGTGGAGGCCGAAGCCTACGACTGCCCACGCGACCCCAGCTGCACGGCGGGGCGCTTTCACGCGGCGCGTTCGGCAGAGCTGAGCCTGCCGCCCGGCACGTTTCTGTTCTGGGTCGCGCATACTCACCCGCTGCTTCAGGTGGCCTGCCGCGAGGAGGGGATATCGGCCAGCGTGCTGCTGCGGGCGCTGGAGCCTGTCGAGGGCGTCGTCACCATGCTGGAATTCCGCCCGGTCACGGCCCCACTCAACCTGACGAGTGGCCCGGCCAAACTGGTACAGGCGCTGCACATCACGCCCGATTTTCGCGGGCAGATGGTGAACGGCGAGCATCTGGCGCTGTATCCAGGCGAGCGCGTGCCCGACGAACAGGTGACGATTACGGCGCGGGTAGGCATTCAGGCGGGCCAGAATCTGCCCTGGCGATTCACCGAAACGGGCAATCGCTGGATTTCCAGCGGCAGGCCCAGCATGGAGCTGCTATGA